A single genomic interval of Bacteroidales bacterium harbors:
- a CDS encoding AMP-binding protein: protein MRKFDQLSFSTIIPDVVSRYAKNNALGYVDEEPMTYAQMGKMIGAVKAFLETSDINPDDKVVIYSQNMPNWGVVYFALQCMGVVAVPVLPDFNSFELQNVLQHSEAKAIFISKSLEFRLKEVKTDTVETIVRIDNFDILKSKNKNIVFDENIQSSKTYSPDENKLSVLLYTSGTTGDSKGVMLSQKNILTNAFQSDGIQEILEGDKFLSVLPLSHTYENTIGLILPILKGANVTYLSKPPVASVLLPAMQKVKPDIMLTVPLIIEKVFKASVLPTIQKKTATRLMHKFAPTRKLVYRIAGKKLYQTFGGNLKFFGIGGAKLDPVVEQFLRDAKFPYAIGYGLTETAPLLAGSNPTETKFQAIGTKVDNLELIINNPNPKTGEGEIWAKGPNVMLGYYKNEEKTKEVLTEDGWFKTGDLGVYDKKGVLTHKGRLKNMIVGANGENIYPEEIESLINNFRCVVESIVIEQKGKLVALVHFDREELEKKLKSIKTDISHKVDDKFDEISKRVDETINELANELKQYINTRVNKISRIQSLIIHPEPFIKTATKKIKRYLYK, encoded by the coding sequence ATGAGAAAATTCGACCAACTTAGTTTTTCAACTATTATTCCTGATGTTGTTTCGAGATATGCAAAAAATAATGCATTAGGATATGTTGACGAAGAGCCTATGACTTACGCACAAATGGGTAAGATGATAGGAGCTGTTAAAGCATTTTTGGAAACATCTGATATTAATCCCGACGACAAAGTAGTTATTTACAGTCAGAATATGCCCAATTGGGGCGTGGTTTACTTTGCTTTACAATGCATGGGGGTTGTTGCTGTACCGGTTTTACCCGACTTTAATTCTTTTGAATTACAAAATGTATTACAACATTCCGAAGCCAAAGCAATTTTTATTTCTAAAAGTTTAGAATTCAGATTAAAAGAAGTAAAAACGGATACTGTTGAAACAATTGTACGTATTGACAACTTCGACATTCTGAAATCAAAAAATAAGAATATTGTCTTTGATGAAAATATTCAAAGTTCCAAAACTTATTCTCCTGACGAAAATAAATTATCTGTACTGCTTTACACATCAGGGACTACCGGCGACTCCAAAGGCGTTATGCTATCGCAAAAAAACATACTTACAAATGCTTTTCAGTCAGACGGAATACAGGAAATACTTGAGGGCGACAAATTCCTATCTGTTTTACCACTGTCGCATACCTACGAAAATACTATAGGACTGATATTACCAATTTTAAAAGGAGCCAACGTAACTTACTTAAGCAAGCCTCCTGTTGCCAGTGTTTTATTACCTGCAATGCAAAAAGTGAAACCGGATATTATGCTCACCGTTCCTTTGATTATAGAGAAAGTATTCAAAGCCAGCGTTTTACCAACTATCCAGAAAAAAACTGCTACGCGACTTATGCATAAGTTTGCTCCTACTCGTAAATTAGTTTATAGAATAGCCGGAAAAAAACTATATCAAACTTTTGGCGGAAACCTTAAATTTTTTGGCATAGGAGGAGCAAAACTAGATCCCGTTGTAGAGCAATTTCTTCGCGATGCTAAATTTCCTTATGCTATTGGATACGGATTAACGGAAACTGCACCATTACTTGCAGGATCTAATCCAACTGAAACAAAATTTCAAGCCATAGGAACAAAAGTCGATAATCTTGAATTAATCATAAATAATCCTAATCCAAAAACCGGTGAAGGAGAAATTTGGGCTAAAGGTCCGAATGTGATGTTAGGATACTATAAAAATGAAGAAAAGACAAAAGAAGTATTAACCGAAGATGGCTGGTTTAAAACCGGAGACTTAGGTGTTTACGATAAAAAAGGAGTGCTTACTCATAAAGGGCGCTTAAAAAATATGATTGTAGGTGCAAATGGAGAAAATATCTATCCTGAAGAAATAGAATCTTTAATTAATAACTTTCGCTGTGTTGTAGAATCAATAGTTATAGAGCAAAAAGGCAAGCTCGTTGCTTTAGTTCATTTTGATAGAGAAGAGTTGGAAAAGAAGCTAAAAAGCATTAAAACAGACATCAGCCATAAAGTTGATGACAAATTTGATGAAATCTCAAAACGAGTAGACGAAACTATAAACGAATTAGCAAACGAACTTAAACAATACATTAATACAAGAGTAAATAAGATTTCCCGAATTCAGTCATTAATTATTCATCCGGAACCATTTATAAAAACAGCAACGAAAAAAATCAAACGTTATTTATATAAATAA